ttcgtatttatttatgagtatattttttaataattgctgtatgtaagaagttatattttaattaaaagttgtatttgaagcttttttaactaaaccaaaaaaaaaaaaaaaaaaaaaaaacattattttaactaaGCCAAAATAcctgaaatctttaattttatattgtttctacTATTTAGTTTATATTCTCTAACGTTTGGACttactaagaattttttaaaaaataccagaatatctatataatattttaatttttttaaaaatttaaaaacaattcgtTGAAGTATCTCcttcttagaaataatataagataaagGGGGAAAAATCTAACTTTTTGTCATTTCCTTTTAATTAGATAGCTTATCTGATTGATACTTAACATGAAAGGAAAGGATCAAGGCCATCAAAGATAACGGAAATATGCAAAGTcattaattcatgaattttgtTTGATGAAATATCTACCAAGTCTGTTGTTTATTGTGTatgttatacatttatatatatgtaactatatatatttagaaagctAATTTAAAGAggtaaaaaggtttttaatatccaacttattaaaatgactttttggacataaagtattattttcacaTACAGgacaagaaacattttttttcacactgTTATTTGCTTTACTTACATACTGTAACTCataacatgtaaaaataaaatgtattttttaaaattaaagctatgattgcaattaaaaatttcaagaatcattatgttatatttttttatggaatgataaatacaattttggaagtaaaattaaaaaaaaaaaaaaaaaaatctaaataagttTCCTTTATGATATATAACAAgggaaatataaattaagagattacttgtcttaaaaaattttcttatttgctttaatgtgtatatttgaaatatataaataaaatatgaaatatataatttatagataaaatttcttaagtaatatgatatttttaataaaaatgttatatttcagcACTCTGAATTTAAACTATGGAATCAGCTGTTTTAAGCTCAGCTCTATTAATTGCATTGTAATGtcatttggtttattttataatactgaaaCTTTTGAAATGGTTTTCTTAGTCAACAAGAACTTCTACTAtagtaattacttaaaaatattttaattacttctgtTATTATTTTAGCATCCATATTTTAACATGTCCCCTCCTGGAAAGCTCATTCAATTCTATAACTGCTCTATATTGAGGGATTCTAAAATAATGAGAGAAGATCTGTGGGTTCGAAATTCCAAAATCATCAATCCAGAGCCagtattttatgatgaaaaagtTATGGCTGATATAAAAATAGATTGTGGAAATAATCTAATTGTTCCAGGTTTCATTGATTTGCAAATAAATGGTATGGTTAATTttgtttcctaaattttttttttaatttttagtatttaaatcactactattaatttatttcacataatttcaatttgatattctttgaaaatagtacctattcaattacaatttatgaattttaatcaattatatttttgaggaTACTGACACATTAACCATATGCTAGCAATTAAATGATCATTCCTGTTCCATAAATGCCATGCTCATTGCAACTGGCAATTAAAAGCCGGAAAATGGCTAAAGATGTCATGTTAGTCTATTGACTAGGTTTGCTGATAACATGTGGTTAAGTCTAAAGTTAGCAAGTAGGATAATTAGACAATAAGCCAAAAAGTCATTAATGgcttctttagttttttttatagtcttaagaatttttattcctaatatttatatgaagtttATAATTATGCTTCATAATTAAATTTGCTTATGTGTAATGCtgactaatgtaaaaaaaaagcaaaagaataatTAAGTTTAGAAGGTTTGATTATGTTATTTGAAAGCTGAAATCAAGcactttgtttgtttgttgtgattttatttattattattattatttgcatgcaTTTCTGACTTTctgtgtatttttaaaagtaatgattttgattaatatgcaaataaaatgtgcaatgttataatataatttttttttaaaaaaatgatcttttcaattatattttgtttagttacaatcttttacaaattattaagcttaatttcttttttattaatatgaaataaccGTTGATgactattttttcataaaaggtatgttattatattcatataacatacattatatatatatatatatatatatatatatatatatatatatatatatatatatttgttatgatAATTAGGCTATaaacttaatgaaattaattcaaccgattccattttatatttataccagGTGGTTTTGGATGTGATTTTTCTACCCCAAAGGAAGATATTGCAGTCAGTGTTAATAAAGTGGCTAATGGTATTCTTCAGTATGGTGTAACCTCATTTTGCCCTACACTTATTACATCAACTCCTGATAAATATCATgaggtaattattttttaaattttggtatgtATTTGTTATTGAACTGGTTGTTTCTTTCTGTGTTTACATAAGGCATATGTGTTATAATTAGTTTTTGTATTAACTTCAAAGacttaaatgcttaaaatttaaaggcataactgtaaataaaattaaataaactatttttagaatatgTATCAGTTGAATTCATCTTCGGATATATGGGGATGCTAATCCTCTCAGATTTTTGCCACTATTTCCATTTGTTACCTTTTGGCTGAACAAATGAatcttctatatttttattttgaaacagtaCTAGTTTACTTAATTATCATTTTAGTTATGTtgtgaaatgttttatttgcatttttttccaacTTATACACTTAAACATTTAGTTGCttaatatataacaaaagtaaaaactgaaaTGTAATTTATGTATTAGTTTGTTTCCTAATTATATAAAgggcaaaagaattttttatgatattggaAGAATTTATCAGTGCtatctattgaaatatttttaaagctacatTCACTATAActataatgaaaatgaatcatattttaaaataatgagattattttttttctgtttaaggtttttacatttcattttaaatatagattttattaactGCTGGATTTGCATGTTTATATTGATTtggtaaatatttgtttttgtttttattccaatttaatatAGGAATTTTAcagattattccaaaaataagaGTTCAAAATGGTGGAAAGCATGGTGCTGGTGTATTAGGtatgtttgtattatttattttttatgctattataGAATAATGATTGTATTAATTTATGGAAAAAGAAtgttccttttatattttataggtaTTCATGTGGAAGGaccatttattaataaagaaaaacgtGGAGCTCATCCTATTCAGTATGTTAAAAGTCTTAAAAGTGGAATTGAAGAAGTAATTCAAACATATGGTACACTATATAATATACGAATTATAACCCTTGCTCCTGAATTAGATCCAGAAGGTGAAGTCATTGAAGAACTGTTTAGGCAGGGTATTACTGTTTCTCTAGGTAAAGAACTATCTTTAtctttccttaaataaaatttttattttgatttaagtaaaagaaaaaaaaaaaacacctctataAATCTTTTGTATGTTCTTCTATAAAAGAAAGCAGTTACATTTGTTTTTTCATACATCATAGACCATTTACaagtaatctttttttattttgtttcttgcataatatattaatatattgtagTTCCTTGATGGCTatgaaatcaatatgaaaattgtaatttaaatagaaatgaaaggaTATAGAAATAAAACCACTTgtcatgtttaaaattaattttatttacattaaagagagagagaaagagagagaattttatatttaatatttgcacaGTATATTTCAAAAGTGGTTTgagtccatttaaaaaaaaaaaaatgagatataggatagttttaaataatttagtatcaactttatatatataattagttaatatttaatatgtttaaaaatggcaatactttgtttaatttgaaattttttaaaaattcattgatatgaataaataaataaaattgttaattataaaagaaattgtgcTGTGAATAATTACGAAAGTTGTAAGAATTCAATTTCCATAGATGTAAGTGGTGAGATCTTAtggttatttttgttttgttttgaaaataatcttacttattttattttcttcaaaaaaaaaaaaaaaatggataatttcaTAGTAACATTAGATAACAATTCaaataataggaaataataaatcaattattattttataacaattgaaacataaaataaaaaaaaatcctgttttattttgttattgtttaatATCCTTATTTATGCAATTGGATTAATATATTTTGagtgacatttaattttttacatttgaaattaaagatttttacaaTTGACCAATTATGAAAATGGTGTATGCCCATTTACACTccgtaaatatattttatttcagttaaatttcccaaaaaatttatgtaatcaaattactATTG
Above is a genomic segment from Argiope bruennichi chromosome 1, qqArgBrue1.1, whole genome shotgun sequence containing:
- the LOC129984027 gene encoding N-acetylglucosamine-6-phosphate deacetylase-like; translated protein: MSPPGKLIQFYNCSILRDSKIMREDLWVRNSKIINPEPVFYDEKVMADIKIDCGNNLIVPGFIDLQINGGFGCDFSTPKEDIAVSVNKVANGILQYGVTSFCPTLITSTPDKYHEIIPKIRVQNGGKHGAGVLGIHVEGPFINKEKRGAHPIQYVKSLKSGIEEVIQTYGTLYNIRIITLAPELDPEGEVIEELFRQGITVSLGHSACSLSDGEKAAAHGASFITHLFNAMLPFHHRDPGLVGLLTSEKLPPNKNIFYGIIADGIHTHPAALRIAYYSNPKGLVLVTDAMSAMGLQPGTYNIGDQKVEVTNSCAVLSGTQTLSGSIATMDSCVRFLLKSVKCSLVEAIECATLHPAQVLGITHSKGTLDFGTDADFVMLNDNLEVEATYIGGVCVWSKSD